TCCACTTAATTTCTCTACTGCCCTAGTAAGCATTGCTGAATTCTTTTCTGCATCTTTCTCCGCTTGATCCATGAATTTTTTAACTTCTTCATCCTTTATTTTTCCTAGTCTTTGCTTATATACAACTATTAGTTTTAGCTCATCTTCTAAAGAATCTAGTATGGCACTTAGTTGATCTTGATCAACTTTTGCAGTCTTTAACGCTTTTTCCCTAAAGCAAGTATAGTGAACTACCGTCTTCTTTGATGTAAAAGTGAATAATTCGTCCCAATATATTGTGTTTTTACATATATCACATGTCCACTTTGTAGGAGGTGCCCTGCTCATGATGAAAGAGTAGAATTATATACTAAATAAAGATTACGGTATTGATGATATCCGAAAAACTGATATCTGATCTAAAGTTTTATGATAAGCCCTTAGGAATATTCTTTACAGCAGACAACTGTAATGACTGCGAAGAACTACTTAAGAAAATTAAGGAATTACCTATTTCGAGAAGGTTTATAATTGAGGAAAATAACAGTTTAGAATTTCCCGAATATTTAAATAGACTAACTAGAGGAATAATTCCAACTCTATCAATCTTATCTCCAGAGCTGAAAATCCTAGGAATATTAGAATCAAATGATATCAAGGAAATAGAATCAAAACTTAGGGAAATAGCAGAAGCTTACTATAAGGGCTATAAGGGCGAAAGTTTCTCAGAATTTGCGCCGGAACCAGTTGAGGCAGGAAAGGAGGTAATTTACAACGTAATGGACGCATTACTTGCTTCCTATCCTGCAGATTTTAGAATGACAGAATTATACAATTTCATTTCCAGTGTAAACAAGGACTATAGTAAAGCAGAGAAAGTTATAAAACCTTTGAATGATATTTCAGAATTTCTACTTAATAAGAAGAAAATAATAAACAC
This genomic interval from Acidianus sp. HS-5 contains the following:
- a CDS encoding DUF2175 domain-containing protein → MSRAPPTKWTCDICKNTIYWDELFTFTSKKTVVHYTCFREKALKTAKVDQDQLSAILDSLEDELKLIVVYKQRLGKIKDEEVKKFMDQAEKDAEKNSAMLTRAVEKLSGVLE